One Globicephala melas chromosome 9, mGloMel1.2, whole genome shotgun sequence genomic window, agagtcccatacaggataaacccaaggagaaacacgctgagacacatagtaatcaacttggcaaaaattaaagatgaaggaaaattattgagagcaacaagggaaaaacaacaaataacatacaagggaactcccataaggctaacagctgatttctcagcagaaactctacaagccagagggagtggcatgatatacttaaagtgatgaaagggaagaacctacaaccaagattactctaccaagcaaggatctcattcagattcaatggataaatcaaaagctttacagacaggcaaaagctaagagaattcaacaccaccaaaccagctctacagcaaatgctaaaggaacttctctaagtgggaaacacaagagaagaaaacgacctacaaaaacaaacccaaaacaattaagaaaatggtcataggaacatacatatcgataattaccttaaacgtgaatggattaatgctccaaccaaaagacacaggcttgctgaatggatacaaaaacaagacccatatatatgctgtctacaagagacccacttcagacctagggacacatacagactgaaagtgaggggacggaaaaagatattccatgcaaatggaaatcaaaagaatgctggagtagcaatactcatatcaggtaaaatagactttaaaataatgttacaagagacaaggaaggacactgcataatgatcaagggatcaatccaagacgaagatataacaattataaatatatatgcacccaacataggcgcacctcaatacataaggcaactgctaacagctctaaaagaggaaatcgacagtaaaacaataatagtgggggactttaacacctcaattacaccaatggacagatcatccaaacagaaaattaataaggaaacacaagctttaaatgacacaatagaccagatagatttaattgatatttataggacattccatccaaaaacagcagattacattttcttctcaagtgcacacggaacatcctccaggatagatcacatcttggatcacaaatcaagcctcagtaaatttaagaaaatttaaatcatatcaagcatcttttctgaacacaatgctaagagattagaaatgaattacagggaaaaaaatgtaaaaaacacaaacacacggaggctaaacaatatattactaaataaccaagagatcactgaagaaatcaaagaggaaatcaaaaaatacctagagacaaataacaatgaaaacacgacaatccaaaacctatgggatgcatcaaaagcagttctaagagggaagtttatagctatacaagcctacctcaagaaacaagaacattctcaagaaacaatctaaccttacacctaaaggaactagagaaagaagaacaaacaaaacccaaagttagcagaaggaaagaaatcataaaggtcagagcagagctaaatgaaatagaaacaaagaaaacagtagcaaagatcaataaaactaaaagctggttctttgagaagataaacaaaattgataaaccattagccagaatcatcaagaaaatgagggagaggactcaaatcaataaaattagaaatgaaaaaggagaagttacaacagacagcacagaaatacaaagcatcctaagagactactacaagcaactctatgccaataaaatggacaacctggaagcaatggataaattcttagaaaggtgtaaccttccaagactgaaccaggaagaaatagaaaatacgaacagaccaatcacaagtaatgaaattgaaactgtgattaaaaatcttccaacaaacgaaagtccaggaccagatggcttcacaggtgaattctatcaagcacttagagaagagctaacacccatccttctcaaactcttccaaaaaattgcagaagaaggaacactcccaaactcattctatgaggccaccatcaccctgataccaaaaccagacaaagatactacaaaaaaagaaaattacagaccagtatcactgatgaatatagatgcaaaaatcctcaacaaaatactagcaaacagaatccaacaacacattaaaaggattatacaccatgatcaagtgggatttatcccagagatgcaaggattcttcaatatacacaaatcaatcaatgtgatacaccatattaacaaattgaagaataaaaaccatatgatcatctcaatagatgcagaaaaagcttttgacagaattcaacacccatttatgataaaaactctccaggaagtgggcatacagggaacctacttcaacataataaaagccatatatgacaaacccacagcaaacatcattctcaatggtgaaaaattgaaagcattgcctctaagatcaggaacaagacaaggatgtccactctcaccactattattcgacatagttttggaagttttagccacggcaatcagagaagaaaaagaaataaaaggaacacaaattgggaaagaagtaaaactgtcactgtttgcagatgacatgatactatacatagagaatcctaaagatgccaccagaaaactactaaagctaatcaattaatttggtaaagttgcaggatacaaaattaatgcacagaaatctcttgcatttctgtacactaatgatgaaaaatctgaaagagaagttaaggaaacactcccatttaccactgcaacaaaaagaataaaatacctaggaataaagctacctagggagacaaaagacctgtatgcagaaaactataagacactgatgaaagaaattaaagatgataccaacagatggagagatataccatgttgttggactggaagaatcaatattgtgaaaacgactatactacacaaagcaatctacagattcaatgcaatccctatcaaattaccaatggcgttttgtacagaactagaacaaaaagtcttaagatttgtatggagacacaaaagaccccgaatagccaaagcagtcttgagggtagaaaacggagctggaggaatcagactccctgacttcagactatattaaaaagctacagtaatcaagacaatatggtactggccccaaaacataaatatagatcaatggaacaggatagaaagcccagagataaacccatgcacctatggtcaagtaatctgtgacaaaggaggcaaggatatacaatggagaaaagacagtctcttcaataagtgttgctgggaaaactggacagctacatgtaaaagaatgaaattagaacactccctaacaccatacacacaaaaaactccaaatggattagagacctaaatgtaagactgggctctgtaaaactcttagaggaaaacataggaagaacactctttgacataaatcacagcaagatatcctttgatccacctcctagagtcatggaaataaaaacaaaagtagacaaatgggacgtaatgaaacttaaaagctttgcatagcaaagtaaaccataaaccagatgaaaagacaaccctcagaatgggggaaaatatttgcaagtgaatcatcggacaaaggattaatttccaaaatatataaacagctcatgcagctcaatattaaaaacaaacaaacaacccaatccaaaaatcggcagaagacctaaatagacatttttccaaagaagacatacagatggccaagaaccacatgaaaagctgcttaacatcactaattattagagacatgcaaatcaaaactacaatgaggtatcacctcataccagttagaatggacatcatcagaaaatctgcaaacaacaaatgctggagagggtgtggagaaaagggaaccctcttgcactcttggtgggaatgtagattgatacagccactatggagagcagtatggaggttccttaaagagctaaaaatagaattaccatatgacccagcaatcccactactgggcatatacccagagaaagccataattccaaaagacacatgcaccccaatgttcattgcagcactatttacaatagccaggtcatggaagcaacctaaatgctcatcgacagacaaatggataaagaagattggtacatatatacgatggaatattactcagccataaaaaggaacgaaattgtgtcatttgtagatatgtggatggaactagagactgtcatacagagtgaaataagtcagaaagagaaaaacaaatatcgtatattaatgcatatatgtggaacctagaaaatggtacagatgaactggtttgccgagcagaaattgagactcagaagtagagaaaaatcatatggacaccaagaggggaaagtggcaggaggtgggggttgtggtgtgatgaattgggagattgggattgacatgtatacactgatgtgtataaaatggatgactaataaggaaaaaaaataaattggtagactgagtaaagcagattgccccctcatgtgggtgggcctcatccaatcagttgaaggactgaatagaacaaaaagactgaTCCTTTCCTGAGTATGAGAGAATTCCTACTGCTTGAATTCTTTTGTACTGGAACATTGGTTTTGTCCTGCTTTTGAACTCAAAGTGAAACATCAGCTTTTCCTGGGTTTCAGCCTGCCAACTTTTGGACTGGAACTAGACcatcagttctcctgggtctccagcttgttGACTTACCCTGAAGACCTTGAGACTTTTTAGCTTCCTTAACTTGTATGGACCAGTTTCTTACtccttaatctctctctctctctatatgtagTTTCCTAATATATTCATATACGTATATTTCATATACGTatttcctattggttctgtttctgtggagCACCGTGACTAATACAGAAGCTCTTAATGTAAACTTAGCCAAggccaaaataaattatttctgaaatgtgCATCTTAAAACATTCCAGTTAAGAAATGGCAAAAATTCAAAGCAAAGCCCCCTCCCTGAATGTATCATTTATCAATGGAGAAAGTTAATATCTATCACATAAAGTTGTTGGGAGCTCAAATTAGAtgacataaaacaaaacattgaGTAAACTgctaaacaaatatttcttattaaTTATAACTTTCACCTGAAGTAACTCATGAATGTTGATGGCCTTAGAAGAAAGAGCCCAACTAAATGTGGAAAATGTGGTCTTGAAAACTGGAAGACCACCACCCCCAAAAACATACTACAAATATGTACACACACCATGAATATgctcattacacacacacacacacacacacacacacacacacaccacagaaatCAACACATACAGACCTGttttgaggaaaaataataaagctgacaaactgttaaacatttttattgtgcaGACTTATAACTTTACAGGACATGCAGgataaaaaagtgtaaaatatcaGTAAGCATATAAAATTTCAGCTGTCTTTTGGACCAGCACTTGATTTGTACAAGGGACTAAGCATCTATATAGAACAGACATGTCTTGGGATACACAGTTTACAGATTGAATCACAAAGCAATTTCCCAAGTGATTTTCctcatataaagataaaaatatctttgcacttaaaaatatttcagtatagtACATTTTCAGTTATGTACAcagtttaaaagtaaaactatGTCCATGCCAGTGTctgttttaaatgcaaaaaacctAAGTAGGTAACAGGTTGGCAATTAAAGTGTCAGGAGAACTGGAagaggccaaaaaacaaacaaacaaacaaaaaaaccaagcagAATTCCAACAGttgtatggaaataaaaataaaagcataactgaaggttaaaaataaagtccCCCTGGGAAGAATCTTAATATGAGTAGGAGGAATAAAAAGCTTTTTGATGTACCAGGCAGCTTTCTGTATGACTCAGGTTTACAGGTAAAATTCCTCAGTTTGAGTTCAGAAGAATTTGAATTTATTCCAGCAAAATTACCTCAATCTTTTATTACTGCCTCCTCCCCCATCTTCTTTCTGAGCAAAGTGATGCTTGGATTAGGTCCAAAGCtcctggcagggggaggggccatGTGTCACAGCATTACAGACAGTTGCAAGTGCTTTACTTTGAAGAGGTCACATTTGCAACAACTCTGACAGTCTCACACAATGGCCTCCATTTTATGAGCCCTTCCCCAGAGGCCCACTGATCAGCTGAAAAGGGAACACAATGTTCAGCCACTAAACCACCCCAGTGATGGATTAGTTTGGAGTCAGGAAAGCGTGATTATTCTTGAAAATAAACGAAGCTGAATAGACATGCTGACCTCATTCAGCTGGTGAGAGACGGGGACAGTTGGCTTCTACTCCTGCCAGCCCAGAGAGGGCTTGGCCCCGTTTATCCACCTTAATTCGTTTAATGGGGCTGATGTGGACCATACTCGATATGGGTAAAGATGTTGTGTCATCAAGTGCAGACATGAACTTCATCTGATTCTGTATCTCAGAGTCAGAAACAAGTGTGAAGAACTAGGTAATGGATTTTTCTAATTTTGGTCTTCAGGGAGGCTGCTGACCTAATGAAAGTTGATGAGGTGGACCCTATTTGAAAAGGAAAACCTGAAGAACAGGAAGGCACTTAGGTATCACCATCTATATAACAAATATTCAGGCACAGAAGGTATCACAGGTTAAAATTTCAGGAGAGTAAGCCATTAGTCGGATCATGTGcagattatattttctaacttgttAAAGATCACTAGATTCCACTGGATCATTAAAGTGAATGGCAGCAATTCACTAACAGTTCAGAGGGAAGAGTTGGTTGAAAACTGCCCACATACCTGTACACTCAATGGCAATAGCCTGGAATTCTTCCCTTACCATAAAATGATCAACATTTTAGAATAGGCAGTTGAGGttgttagttctttttttttttctcctcctcagtTCTTCATATTTCTCTCAAATTATCTTTCAACGATAGGCTCATATCTCAGCCAATAAAACAATGATCCAAatgtaaggaaaatattttaagtgggttttaaaaattcataccaCCCCAAAAATAGAAGACATAGCTCAGAAGAGACAAATAATAGTTATGAAAACTGAGTGATTTCTTTGCTCTGAACCAAGAAAATTCATTCATATATTGTTGCTAACAACTTGAAATTGGcaccaagaaaattaaaagggaaaaaaagaatcggATATACTTCTATCCTTGAaatgtcatttatatttctttctgcgTGTTGATGTGGATATTGCTGAATATTTTGCCAATAGACTCAAATAGCGGGTCACAGAAGGCGTGGACGTAGATGGAATAGACACGGCTGATGCACTGAATCTCAATCAAGAAACTCTTAATGCACGGTACAACTGCCCAGATGTGCAGAAAAGAGAGAATGGCAAAGTAAATGCCCCAGATGAGTGCCATTGGGATGCCaaagagggcagacagcaaacGGTAAAACCAGTACTTCGTCACAGTGAAGGTGGTGAAGCTGGCCTTCCAGATGCCATCGAAACTGTATGTCCCTTCTGGTTCTGCAATCACATCTTCAAAATCAATCTAAAAGGAAGAAGTGACAGAACATGAGCATGaagtagaagaagaaaagaaaaaaaaaacatttctgtgtatgcataaatatatattagcTTTTATGTACAGGTTCTGTGTAAGATGCTAAAAGGCACCCAGCAGCATAAGCCTCGCTTGGAATTTGTAGGAAATTCAGAGATTTGGGCCCCGCAAAAATCCCTAGGAGTGGCATCAAGGAGATTTTCTAACATGTCCTCCAGGTgcttctttgctgtgtgaaagGTTGAAAACTGCTGCTCTGGGGGAAACTAAATGGATATGATAAAATTCCTGCCTTCAAGTAAAACCCAGCAACATGGATAAGTATACATGGCactcaataaaatgtaaatgacatGACCTAAGTTAATTGACTCCAAGACAACTACACACACAGTGTTAAATGGTAGTTAGTTCATAACTGATTATCAACTCTTCAAACATTCAACTGGTAGAATATCTTCAGGAAATTAGATCATTGTGAGCTCTGAGGATTCAAGAAGTCTTCATGGGGTGGTGGGACCTGAGCAGGGATTGGAAAATGGGGTATGatttggaaaggaaggaagaagggatcTTGAAAATGCAGTGAGCAAGGCCCCAGGAACAAGGAAGGATGATACAGTGAGTGTCACAGGCAGATAGACCTGTGTGGCCACGGCTGGAAAGATGGGTTGAGGCcagattcaattttattttatatacagtggggGTCTATTGAAGATGTTGGAGTGGAGGAATACAGCCACAATCAATGCAATCATTTATCAACATGAATTTGATATCAGTGTCCAGcctgagaaaaaaggaagagactcAAGGCAGAGAGATTCTTGCTGTATCTCAAGTTTGAGATGGTAGGGCCAAAACTGGAATaggccatgaaaaagaaaaaagaaaagaataaataatgaatttcaGGATGTTAAAGGAAGAATCCACAGGACTTAATTACTTCAAGGATAGGGAGAGAGAAAAGCCTAAGGTGAGCTTTGAGCTTTGAGCTTCAGGTTTTCCTGCTAGAGGGAGCAGAGGTGACattaaaagcaagaagaaaattaggaaggcagttaagaaaatgttaagagaGAACTTAATTTTTGAATTGAGCAAACAGTAAGGTTTTGAATAAGGACAGATGCAAACATCAGTGATCCACACCTGTACTAGTCCCTTTTGGTGGCCACTAGGAAGTAATCAAATGAGTTTGCAGTCACATAGCACTTAACAGTTACCAAGTGCTTCTACATGCATTGTCTCCATGTGATCTGGGATTTCAAACCAATCTGGGAAGGTAGGCtgtcattttacaaaagaagatacTTAGGTTTAGAGAGGTGAAGGTGACTTGCTGAAGTCAAACGCAAAGCAATGGTGGGGACAGAATGCAAACTTGGCCCCTTTCCCAAATAGCGTTCTCTCCCACAGTACGTGTTCACTTAAGCAATTAATTCCCAGGAGCTTTTATCCCTCTGGAAGGATTATATAGACTAAACTGAAGCATAGGGTAAAAAAATTACCACCAAAAGAAGAGGACAGAGCCAGCTTAACtgcttggtggtggcagcaataTGAAGGGATCTAATGTAGTTTGAAATCCAAACAAGTTGATGACTGCTAGCAGCAATCCAGCTAATCTCAGGATTAGGGAATTAGAACTTGGGTGACTCCATGGAGCCTCTCAGTGCCAAGGAGCCACTTTTGATTCAACACAACAAAACCTCTTTCATAAAAAGTACATAATACTTACCAATAGTTAAGGTTTATTTTCTAGAacattctgtttcttgatctgttGTCCAATGTCCTaagaatatgtaatatataaaaatggtaTGTCCACAATTATCTAAATGAAGCTAAGTAAATTTATTGTTGttctaatgttttctttcttcatttagatCTAGACTCAGAAGTAAACATTTACTTGTGTGTTTTCAAAGGCTGTTCTAAATATGTGGCAAGTCAGATCAGTCCTTTAATGAAGTTTCTGTGCAGTTTACTTGTCTACTGTGGGGTTTTGCTCAGATAATGCATTTTCCtagagctattaaaaataaagccctGCTGTTTTCCTTCATCCAACTGAAAGGTACCCAAAgaattgagtattttttaaagatgaccTTATTTTGTAAGAGGATTTGGTGAAGTCAGAATGAATGCGCTAGAGCAGGTGTTCTTAATCTGAGTCAAAGGATGGGCAGTGTTGGTCCACGAATGCCCTGAAGTGGGTGCATACATTTTGAATGTACAATAGAAAAGGGTCCATtgctttttcttagaaaatagtCTATTACCAAAGAAGGCTGGTAAGCACTTTATGGGAACAGAGGATTCCTATCTCTTTACAGAACAGAATTTAAGCACGTCTGCCTAGAGATTCTTTTCCAAGGGAATGGATAGTTACTAACATTTGTTGATTGGCTATCATGATCAAACACTGTTCTCATTTAACTTACAGCAACTCTGtaatttattattcccatttcatagaaAAATGTAAGGTTTAATAAGTTGTCCAGGTAAATAAGAGGTGGATTTGAATTTCTAATCTGGTTTGAAAGATACCGACTCTTTCTTCAATACCacattgcttaaaaaaatatttttcaaattttctctaaGACGATTATAGTATTTCATAATTAAATGGTACATTAACAAGAAAGAGTTTATTGAATTTaaccctttggtaactgtaagaaTTCCCACAGTGTGGTCTCTGAGGAGCGTGTTACGATGAGGtcgtacacatatatacacaattggTCCTTAGTGAAGATCTATgaacatatgcatgtgtgtaagATTTCTCAATGATAAGTTAATTTTtctaaacataaatataaatccttttttcaatgaatattttagaaattcttaAGCTTTATTTTAACTTGCTTTGATTATTTCAAAGCAAGTTTAGTGTTTTTTAATGCTTTCCAGAAACTGCAGTGAGCATGATTTATTTATCCTCAAATATCCAAGTAAATTTAGAGCAGGTCTCCAGGGGTGGACAGCAACATGACAAAACTaacatgttatataaatatattcagttaGTTGCTGCTTTAGTCTTAAAAACTttaagtggcttaaaataatattaaaagtagaACCAATTAGATGcagctgagaaaaaaaataaggcaggTTAAGGAAACACAATGAAGCCAGAAATAATGTTTCGTTTCTCTCCACCTCCATTTCTgcagcagtaatagtaatagGTTTTTGTGAAGAGAACATGAGAAAATTTATGCAAAGTGCTTAGCATGGGGATAGAGCATTGCAAtacagtaaatgcttaataaatggcaTTAAAAAAGTACTTGCTCTGGGTGACTAAGCTTTTTAATTGCAATAAGAGAAACTATCAGCTGAAAAGTATATGGCGGCTGTGAATTCAAACCTCATCAATGCTTCAAAAGAGCTAACTTCCATCTGTAATCATCTTTAACACAACCCTCTGAGATGCGTgctcttattctcattttacatatgaggctACTGTGGGAGGTTAAGAAATTACCCAAGGACACAAGGATGATAAGTGGCAAAACTGGAACTTGTCCTACCCCAAGTTTGACCTTTTTCTGCTTATGTATCCCT contains:
- the CAV1 gene encoding caveolin-1 isoform X1 yields the protein MSGGKYVDSEGHLYTVPIREQGNIYKPNNKAMAEEMNEKQVYDAHTKEIDLVNRDPKHLNDDVVKIDFEDVIAEPEGTYSFDGIWKASFTTFTVTKYWFYRLLSALFGIPMALIWGIYFAILSFLHIWAVVPCIKSFLIEIQCISRVYSIYVHAFCDPLFESIGKIFSNIHINTQKEI
- the CAV1 gene encoding caveolin-1 isoform X2, giving the protein MAEEMNEKQVYDAHTKEIDLVNRDPKHLNDDVVKIDFEDVIAEPEGTYSFDGIWKASFTTFTVTKYWFYRLLSALFGIPMALIWGIYFAILSFLHIWAVVPCIKSFLIEIQCISRVYSIYVHAFCDPLFESIGKIFSNIHINTQKEI